A region from the Salvelinus fontinalis isolate EN_2023a chromosome 23, ASM2944872v1, whole genome shotgun sequence genome encodes:
- the LOC129820945 gene encoding E3 SUMO-protein ligase RanBP2-like isoform X1 yields MRRSKAEVERYIYSVQSSSPSLKEKPIKGFLFAKLYFEAKEYELAKRHVSEYLTVAERDPKAHKFLGQLYEREGDINKAVGCYKRSVDLNPAQGDLVLKVAELLVSKTERDSRAEFWVEKAAKLLPANPAVFNLKERLLNRQGQQGRNQLFDLLQAELAMRPGDAHINIKLVQLFSSDGRLEEAVKHCLATEKRGLLRSSLDWYSTVVHTLQDFLAQPSVSSNEKMSRHLQRELLLAHCSLLRLTLSGKGLQPSIKALGSFDCVMQCLKKTAGSVTDDLSEVYVEMRGHLYLHAGTLLLKMAQEREQQWRAVIDLAALCYLLAYQVPGPKSKATKGDQSSPQHLELLASERQSQAGHMLLNLNPDTHTFVREVVEAFGNRSGQGSLFELLFGLQAPAGTSFIGNDDIRSINTQAPAISDLIKRDNGSIQLKGGDLQQLCWLGLQWSLMAQRPALRDWLKQLFPRLILETSKLDTNTPESICLLDLEVFLCGVVWCSHTQLQERARITSTGQQQLHEPRCLPLPLLRLLSTDRQREWWDAVYSLIHKQAAPGMSAKLRMTVQHGLSTLRAGEKHGLQPALPIHWAQHLSSTGVGVNSYYDQKEYIGRSVHYWKVVLPLLDKIKQRRSIPEPLDPLFIHFPSRDIQIPSVKGFEEEAMIAFATLLDVEGRTEEAITTLETINNISSNWHLARIFQRLSEEAGSGVEETRDRCVMFLGKFRTYLSKIYNANADDMDKLPVSMEEVMDLLNDVNQQLGEIGEAMDEEGRPVHFSPQFTEPAASVSHIKFTPLTPSPSKSFVPPSKRHMTPPHWAEHQKSLLQMLCQQVEALKNEVHDLRHNSSDSMASPHQRMYGDGYGAESMQEGYPPTQTFHVAPLTVATTQAPSMYFNQSPAYNSGQYLHRPAANVTPTKAPVYGVNRLPPQQHMYAYQQPTNTPPLQSTPACIYPPQDQVFGTPLHFESPATSLLSPYSEEYYGHSQPTTNPPLPEPGYFTKPSVVSVQPPKSIEGKPVDFGKIAFGQQVPAEPLKVPGFGAGVVAQSTPSSAAFKFNSNFKSNDGDFTFKAKNSENLLGLLTSDISTKLEGPSEVEPPSQGGIFSFGTKSVAGFSFTDAAQSRDRPNLFEKIEQPFSFADQTKPVFGLENTAVEKGPESDNDSTHVEEDEDGPHFEPIVPLPDKVDVKTGEEEEEEMFCNRSKLFRFDAETKEWKERGIGIVKILKHNTSGKVRLLMRREQVLKICANHYITPDMLLKPIAGSDKSWVWNAIDYADEEPRPEQLAIRYKTADEALLFKTKFEEAQKIVPKSPEKGQDQPDKKATSPNSSAPQVTNFAAQFAKKDCDVCYVRNAATIMHCVACQTANPNSLSEKDGKLATETKGFTSGGASVRGFTFGFGTDLLKDTSSTGSIGKGFGAFGAQIPSSFTFGTSGSTSIPVAGFGAQFGKKKETAEVAAESKPSTMPFGSGFGAQFGKKPGQWDCDTCAVRNQASSNSCVSCQTPNHAAKTVVDGAAASKPLTNLLGSGFGAQFGKKPGQWDCDTCAVRNQASSNSCVSCQTPNPSAKSTVAVAPPPKPTVSGFGDLFAKRDRQWDCDTCLVRNDASVSKCVSCQTPNASSTPSLGAMFAKQGGQWDCDTCLVRNDSSASQCVSCQTPNAKSTATPSSSSFSFSFGSQSTSTQSVGNVFKANFNSDSSFQFGTSKVDKGSPASFKFETPQAESSGSSAAGFSFNMPVPAGGFKFGTQETAKETPPDETQTAASGSASMFLKNIAEQHREKEKESGVGISASVPSVDNTDQDENGKPNDFSFADLAKISQGDFTHGGEQLFTSLQSNQWADTSADQDEEGIYKTEENDDIQFEPVVQMPDKVDLVTGEEDEQALYSQRVKLFRFDGDISQWKERGVGVLKFLKNATNGRLRVLMRREQVLKVCANHWITTTMNLKPLAGSDKAWMWLANDFSEGDAKLEQLAAKFKTPELAEEFKLKFEECQRLLLDIPLQTPHKLVDTGRTAHLIQKAEEMKSGLKDLKSFLTDDKTKIKEDDSQANITTASNTSGLIIKPHAESTGPTLEWDNYDLREEALDDSADTSVYASPLASSPIRKNLFCFGESTAGFNFSFQPVVSPTKSPAKLNQSGVSVDEEQDVTQEEERDGLYFEPVVPLPDLVEISTGEENENVCFSHRAKLYRYDKDLNQWKERGIGDLKILQNYDTKRVRLLMRRDQVLKICANHWVTSSMKLEPMKGAEKAWVWSAIDFAEVAEGNVEQLAVRFKLQDVANSFRDVFDEAKTAQKNEILVTPIASCETPQEVATAPGMTVCGQAAVAILEETTRERTELSSETFHTPDSKASTSTPHSPLNPSKMVMSPPKFLFGTDSLQKIFGSSLPLSKEDGSSESSKAKDSGWTSQPSPAFKIPEKAPPQAKPDDDSEVEVVYERQPTVEQAALARELLLPLTFFCYQNEPGNTSDDQTDDEDFETAVKALNGKLYQDPPERKAASSAAQAEIGAEGLYPEVEVVLEKRSTPDEEQKAKPLQLPPTFCGVGGKAEKDEPEDVKTEDAERSAHPVSSEAVSSSTGDTVPEQQFRDQSPSSQVQVPDLSEAEVQSSAAEAEFLAQSVTIQEAEVQQTPDQSDSTPTQSQTAVSSSGEQAQTSNPSAKPAASAPALVTASFGFGAQFVKKPGQWECDACLVRNEESASSCVSCQTPNPAASSGKQAPDQSDSTPASTSSSPIDLSTKKTSEPDSMSTFTTTVTQDAPNSFGSLGFSDLGGEGISFADLAQNTGGEFAFGKQDSNFSWANAGATLFGAAAPPKTEGGEERSHEEDANNVEIHFDPIVTLPEVETKSGEEDEEILFKERTKLYRWERDLGQWKERGVGDIKILFHPDKRFYRVLMRREQVLKVCANHTICQSMELKPMNTSNQALVWTATDFAEGEGKVEQLAAKFKTAELAECFRKTFCECQSRMSQSEASALSPQMSRVQEHSRDTNPQVYLSISADDEPLGMVTIELFSHIVPKTAENFRALCTGQNGFGLRNSVFHRIIPDFMCQGGDLTNQDGTGGKSIYGNKFEDENFDVRHTGPGLLSMANQGRDTNNSQFFITLKKAEHLDFKHVAFGFVREGMDVVRSMGELGTKTGKPSKKIVITKCGQL; encoded by the exons ATGCGGCGAAGTAAGGCCGAAGTGGAACGCTATATTTATTCAGTACAGAGTTCCTCTCCTTCACTCAAAGAG AAACCAATTAAAGGATTTTTATTTGCTAAATTATACTTCGAGGCTAAGGAGTATGAACTTGCTAAAAG ACATGTTTCGGAATATCTGACGGTGGCCGAGAGAGATCCGAAAGCACACAAGTTCCTGGGCCAGCTTTATGAGAGGGAAGGAGATATCAACAAGGCCGTAGGATGTTACAAG CGGTCTGTGGACCTGAACCCAGCCCAGGGGGACCTGGTTTTGAAGGTGGCTGAGCTGCTGgtcagtaagacagagagagacagcagagcagAGTTCTGGGTGGAGAAAGCTGCCAAGTTGTTGCCTGCAAATCCTGCTGTCTTCAACCTCAAG GAGCGGCTACTGAATCGACAGGGCCAGCAGGGACGGAACCAGTTGTTTGACCTGCTGCAGGCAGAGCTGGCTATGAGACCTGGCGATGCCCATATCAACATAAAGCTGGTTCAGCTGTTCTCCTCTGATGGCAGGCTGGAGGAGGCTGTCAAACACTGTCTGGCTACAGAGAAGAGAGGCCTGCTTAGATCCAGTTTGGACTGGTACTCTACTGTGGTACACACTCTACAG GATTTCCTAGCCCAGCCCAGTGTTTCATCCAATGAGAAGATGAGTAGACATCTGCAGAGAGAGCTACTTTTGGCCCACTGCAgcctgctgagactgaccctgtCGGGAAAAGGACTGCAGCCTAGCATCAAGGCCCTCGGGAG TTTTGACTGTGTGATGCAGTGCCTGAAGAAGACAGCGGGCAGTGTAACAGATGATCTGTCTGAGGTCTATGTGGAGATGAGGGGACATCTGTACCTGCATGCTGGCACTCTGCTGCTGAAGATGGCTCAGGAAAGAGAACAGCAGTGGAGGGCTGTCATTGACCTGGCTGCTCTCTGCTATTTACTGGCTTACCAG GTCCCAGGGCCGAAGAGCAAGGCGACTAAAGGGGACCAGTCTTCTCCTCAGCATCTGGAGCTGCTGGCCAGTGAAAGACAGAGCCAGGCTGGACACATGCTGcttaacctcaaccctgacacTCATACCTTTGTCAGAGAGGTGGTGGAGGCATTTGGTAACCGTAGTGGTCAGGGCTCTCTGTTTGAGCTTTTGTTTGGGCTTCAGGCTCCGGCCGGTACTTCCTTCATCGGCAACGACGACATCCGCTCCATCAACACACAGGCTCCAGCGATATCTGACCTCATCAAACGGGACAACG GCTCCATCCAGCTCAAAGGAGGGGACCTCCAGCAGCTGTGTTGGCTGGGTCTCCAGTGGTCTCTCATGGCCCAGAGGCCTGCTCTGAGGGACTGGCTCAAACAGCTGTTCCCCAGGCTCATCCTGGAGACCTCCAAACTGGACACCAACACACCTGAGTCCATCTGCCTGCTAGACCTGGAG GTGTTCCTGTGTGGGGTGGTGTGGTGCAGTCACACCCAGCTCCAGGAGAGGGCCAGGATCACTTCTACTGGTCAACAGCAACTCCATGAGCCCCGctgcctgcccctgcccctcctccgcctcctctccacagacagacagagggaatggTGGGACGCCGTCTACAGCCTCATACACAAACAAGCTGC GCCTGGCATGTCAGCCAAACTGAGGATGACCGTTCAACATGGACTAAGCACCCTTCGAGCTGGAGAGAAACATGGCCTTCAACCAGCCCTGCCCATACACTGGGCCCAGCACCTCAGTTCAACG GGGGTTGGTGTGAACTCCTACTATGACCAGAAGGAGTACATAGGGCGTAGTGTCCACTACTGGAAGGTGGTGCTCCCCCTGCTGGACAAAATCAAGCAAAGACGTAGCATCCCTGAACCCCTGGACCCCCTCTTCATACACTTCCCCTCTAGAGACATACAG ATCCCATCAGTGAAGGGCTTTGAGGAGGAGGCCATGATAGCGTTTGCAACCCTCTTGGACGTcgaggggaggacagaggaggcTATCACTACTCTGGAGACCATCAACAACATTTCATCTAACTGGCACCTAGCTAGG atcttccagcgtctgtctgaggaggctggtagtggggtggaggagACAAGGGACAGGTGCGTCATGTTCCTCGGGAAGTTCAGAACTTACCTGTCCAAGATCTACAATGCCAATGCTGACGACATGGACAAG CTGCCCGTTTCAATGGAAGAAGTTATGGATCTCCTGAACGATGTGAACCAGCAGCTAGGGGAGATTGGAGAAGCGATGGATGAAGAGGGCAGACCGGTCCACTTCAGCCCTCAGTTTACTGAGCCTGCTGCCTCAGTCTCTCACATCAAATTCACCCCGTTAACCCCTTCCCCCAGCAAGAGCTTTGTCCCTCCCTCCAAAAGACATATG ACTCCACCTCATTGGGCAGAGCACCAGAAGTCCCTCCTGCAGATGCTCTGCCAGCAGGTGGAGGCCCTTAAG AATGAGGTCCATGACCTAAGACATAACTCGTCAGACAGCATGGCGTCACCCCACCAAAGGATGTATGGAGATGGGTATGGGGCTGAGAGCATGCAGGAGGGCTACCCCCCAACACAGACCTTCCATGTAGCACCCCTCACCG TTGCCACCACACAGGCCCCATCTATGTATTTCAATCAATCCCCTGCTTATAACTCCGGACAGTATCTCCATCGTCCTGCAGCCAATGTTACCCCAACAAAG GCTCCTGTGTATGGAGTCAACCGCCTGCCACCCCAGCAGCACATGTATGCCTACCAGCAGCCCACTAACACTCCTCCCCTGCAGTCAACACCAGCCTGCATCTACCCTCCCCAAGACCAGGTTTTCGGCACCCCCCTCCACTTTGAGTCACCAGCAACCAGTCTACTCTCCCCATACAGCGAGGAATACTACGGCCATTCTCAGCCCACCACCAACCCTCCCCTCCCTGAGCCTGGCTACTTTACCAAGCCCTCAGTCGTATCTGTCCAACCACCAAAGAGCATTGAGGGGAAGCCTGTGGACTTTGGGAAGATCGCCTTTGGCCAGCAGGTCCCTGCTGAGCCTCTTAAGGTGCCTGGCTTTGGTGCTGGAGTCGTCGCCCAGTCCACTCCATCATCTGCTGCCTTTAAATTCAACTCCAACTTCAAATCCAACGATGGGGACTTCACCTTCAAAGCCAAAAACAGTGAGAACCTGTTGGGGCTTCTAACATCAGACATTTCCACCAAATTGGAGGGCCCCTCAGAGGTGGAGCCTCCTAGCCAGGGAGGGATATTTAGCTTTGGCACTAAAAGCGTGGCAGGCTTCTCCTTCACTGATGCAGCCCAGAGTCGGGACAGACCAAACCTTTTTGAAAAAATTGAACAGCCATTTAGTTTCGCTGATCAGACCAAGCCGGTATTTGGGCTGGAGAACACAGCGGTGGAGAAAGGACCGGAGAGCGATAACGACAGCACACAtgtggaggaggatgaggatgggCCTCACTTTGAGCCCATTGTGCCCCTCCCTGACAAAGTAGATGTGAagactggagaggaggaagaagaggagatgtTCTGTAACAGGTCCAAGCTGTTCAGATTTGACGCAGAGACAAAGGAGTGGAAAGAGAGGGGCATCGGCATAGTCAAAATCCTAAAGCACAATACATCAGGGAAAGTGCGTCTGCTGATGAGGAGGGAGCAGGTTCTGAAGATATGTGCTAACCACTACATCACGCCAGATATGCTCCTGAAACCAATTGCTGGCTCTGACAAGTCCTGGGTCTGGAATGCCATTGATTATGCAGATGAGGAACCAAGGCCTGAGCAACTGGCCATCCGGTATAAAACGGCAGACGAGGCATTGCTCTTCAAAACAAAGTTTGAAGAGGCTCAGAAGATAGTTCCCAAATCTCCAGAAAAGGGGCAAGATCAGCCAGATAAGAAAGCAACTTCTCCTAATTCATCTGCTCCTCAGGTGACAAACTTTGCAGCCCAGTTTGCAAAGAAGGACTGCGACGTGTGCTATGTAAGAAATGCTGCTACAATTATGCACTGTGTTGCCTGTCAGACTGCCAACCCTAATTCCCTGTCAGAGAAAGACGGCAAACTGGCTACTGAAACCAAAGGCTTTACTAGTGGGGGAGCTTCAGTGAGAGGATTTACTTTTGGATTTGGAACTGACTTGTTAAAAGACACCAGCAGCACAGGATCTATTGGAAAGGGATTTGGGGCTTTTGGAGCTCAGATACCCTCCTCCTTTACGTTTGGAACCAGTGGCTCCACTTCTATACCTGTTGCTGGTTTTGGAGCTCAGTTTGGTAAGAAGAAAGAAACCGCAGAAGTAGCAGCAGAATCAAAGCCCTCAACCATGCCATTTGGCTCTGGATTTGGTGCCCAGTTTGGCAAAAAGCCAGGGCAGTGGGACTGTGACACGTGTGCTGTAAGAAACCAGGCCTCCTCAAACAGTTGTGTTTCTTGTCAAACTCCAAACCATGCAGCCAAAACGGTTGTAGATGGAGCAGCAGCATCAAAGCCCTTAACTAATCTATTAGGTTCTGGATTTGGTGCCCAGTTTGGCAAAAAGCCAGGGCAGTGGGACTGTGACACGTGTGCTGTAAGAAACCAGGCCTCCTCAAACAGTTGTGTTTCTTGTCAAACTCCAAATCCCTCAGCAAAATCAACAGTTGCGGTAGCACCACCACCAAAGCCAACAGTGTCAGGCTTTGGTGATCTTTTTGCTAAGAGGGACAGACAATGGGACTGTGACACCTGCCTAGTGAGGAATGATGCATCAGTTTCTAAGTGTGTTTCCTGCCAGACACCCAATGCTAGCAGCACCCCCTCTCTTGGGGCCATGTTTGCCAAACAGGGGGGACAGTGGGACTGTGACACATGTCTAGTCAGAAACGACAGCTCTGCTAGTCAATGTGTCTCCTGTCAGACACCCAACGCTAAGAGCACAGCCACCCCCTCCAGCTCATCCTTCAGCTTTAGCTTTGGGAGTCAAAGTACATCTACTCAGTCCGTAGGCAATGTGTTTAAAGCAAACTTCAACAGTGACAGCTCTTTTCAGTTTGGCACAAGCAAAGTTGATAAAGGTTCCCCTGCATCCTTCAAGTTTGAGACCCCTCAGGCTGAAAGCAGTGGCTCCAGTGCTGCAGGCTTCTCTTTCAATATGCCCGTCCCAGCAGGTGGCTTTAAGTTTGGCACTCAAGAAACGGCAAAGGAAACCCCACCAGATGAAACTCAGACTGCTGCTTCAGGGTCTGCGTCCATGTTCCTGAAGAATATCGCAGAGCAGcacagagaaaaagagaaggaATCTGGTGTCGGTATATCTGCGTCAGTGCCTTCAGTGGACAACACTGATCAGGATGAGAATGGCAAACCCAATGACTTCAGTTTTGCAGATTTGGCTAAGATTTCACAAGGAGACTTCACCCATGGTGGCGAGCAGCTGTTCACATCCCTTCAGTCAAACCAGTGGGCAGACACTTCCGCTGACCAGGATGAAGAGGGCATATACAAAACAGAAGAGAATGACGATATCCAATTTGAACCTGTGGTCCAGATGCCTGATAAAGTGGACCTGGTcacaggagaggaggatgaaCAGGCCCTTTACTCACAGAGAGTAAAGCTCTTCAGGTTTGACGGAGACATCAGCCAGTGGAAGGAGAGGGGTGTTGGAGTCCTCAAGTTCCTGAAGAATGCCACCAACGGCAGGCTGAGGGTGCTGATGAGGAGAGAGCAGGTCCTGAAGGTGTGTGCCAACCACTGGATCACCACCACCATGAACTTGAAGCCCTTGGCTGGTTCCGACAAAGCTTGGATGTGGCTTGCTAATGACTTCTCAGAAGGAGATGCCAAACTGGAGCAACTCGCCGCCAAGTTTAAAACCCCAGAGCTGGCTGAGGAGTTCAAGCTTAAGTTTGAGGAGTGTCAGAGGCTCCTGTTGGACATCCCACTGCAGACTCCTCACAAGCTTGTCGACACAGGCAGAACTGCACATCTCATCCAGAAGGCAGAGGAGATGAAGTCCGGTCTGAAAGACCTTAAATCCTTCCTGACTGATGACAAAACAAAGATCAAGGAGGACGACAGCCAAGCTAACATCACAACAGCCAGTAACACCTCAGGTCTGATCATCAAGCCCCACGCGGAGAGCACTGGCCCTACCTTAGAATGGGACAACTATGACCTGAGAGAGGAGGCTCTGGATGACAGTGCTGACACATCTGTCTACGCCTCACCCCTAGCAAGCAGCCCAATCAGGAAGAACCTCTTCTGCTTTGGAGAATCCACAGCTGGCTTTAACTTCAGCTTCCAGCCTGTCGTCAGTCCTACCAAGTCTCCGGCCAAGCTGAACCAAAGCGGGGTGTCTGTGGACGAGGAGCAAGACGTGACCCAGGAGGAGGAGCGGGACGGCCTGTATTTTGAGCCTGTGGTTCCCCTGCCAGACCTGGTGGAGATCTCCACTGGAGAGGAGAATGAAAATGTGTGTTTCAGCCACAGAGCAAAGCTGTACCGCTAtgacaaagacctgaaccagtGGAAAGAGCGGGGCATTGGAGACCTTAAGATACTGCAGAACTACGACACCAAACGAGTCAGACTCCTCATGAGGCGGGACCAAGTCCTGAAGATCTGCGCAAACCACTGGGTCACGTCTTCTATGAAGTTGGAGCCCATGAAGGGTGCTGAGAAGGCCTGGGTCTGGAGTGCCATTGACTTTGCTGAGGTAGCTGAGGGAAATGTGGAGCAGTTAGCAGTGAGGTTTAAACTGCAGGATGTGGCCAACTCTTTCAGAGACGTCTTTGACGAGGCTAAAACCGCCCAAAAGAATGAGATTCTGGTTACTCCCATAGCCTCCTGTGAGACCCCTCAGGAGGTAGCAACAGCTCCAGGGATGACAGTGTGTGGACAGGCTGCTGTGGCCATCCTGGAGGAGACCACCAGAGAACGGACAGAGCTGTCTTCTGAGACTTTCCACACCCCTGACAGCAAGGCCTCCACTTCCACACCACACAGCCCTCTCAACCCCTCTAAGATGGTGATGTCTCCTCCCAAGTTCCTCTTCGGAACCGACTCTCTCCAGAAGATATTTGGCAGTAGCCTCCCGTTGTCCAAGGAGGATGGTTCTTCAGAAAGCTCCAAGGCTAAAGACAGCGGTTGGACCTCCCAGCCCTCACCTGCATTCAAAATCCCTGAAAAGG CACCCCCCCAGGCAAAGCCTGATGATGACAGTGAGGTGGAGGTGGTGTACGAGAGGCAGCCGACTGTGGAGCAGGCTGCTTTGGCCAGGGAACTCCTGCTGCCTCTCACCTTCTTCTGCTACCAGAACGAACCAGGAAACACTAGTGACGACCAGACGGACG ATGAGGACTTTGAGACTGCAGTTAAAGCGCTGAATGGAAAACTGTACCAGGATCCTCCTGAGAGAAAGGCTGCAAGTTCTG cagctcagGCTGAGATAGGTGCTGAGGGTCTGTACCCGGAGGTTGAGGTGGTGTTGGAGAAGAGGTCTACTCCAGATGAGGAGCAGAAAGCCAAGCCGCTGCAGCTGCCTCCAACTTTTTGTGGTGTAGGCGGCAAGGCAGAGAAAGACGAGCCAGAGGACGTCAAGACAGAG gacGCAGAGAGAAGCGCACACCCTGTTTCATCTGAGGCTGTGTCCTCCAGCACCGGCGATACAGTGCCAGAACAACAGTTCCGAGACCAGTCCCCCAGCAGCCAGGTACAGGTTCCAGATCTGTCTGAGGCAGAGGTTcagtcctctgcagcagaggctgAGTTCCTAGCTCAGTCGGTAACCATCCAGGAGGCAGAGGTCCAGCAGACTCCAGATCAGTCAGACTCCACTCCAACACAGTCTCAGACTGCGGTCTCCAGCAGCGGGGAGCAGGCTCAAACTTCAAACCCTTCAGCAAAACCTGCTGCTAGTGCCCCAGCTTTGGTGACTGCCTCATTTGGATTTGGTGCACAGTTTGTCAAAAAGCCAGGGCAGTGGGAGTGTGACGCATGTCTTGTTAGAAATGAGGAGTCTGCAAGCAGTTGTGTTTCTTGTCAAACTCCAAACCCTGCAGCCAGCAGTGGTAAGCAGGCTCCAGATCAGTCAGACTCTACTCCTGCATCTACCAGCAGCAGCCCCATAGACCTGTCTACCAAGAAGACCTCGGAGCCGGACTCCATGTCGACATTTACTACAACCGTTACTCAGG ATGCTCCAAACTCATTTGGCTCCTTGGGCTTCAGTGATCTGGGAGGGGAAGGGATCTCCTTCGCTGATCTGGCACAGAACACCGGGGGTGAATTCGCCTTCGGAAAACAAG ATTCTAACTTCTCGTGGGCGAATGCCGGGGCTACGTTGTTTGGAGCTGCAGCCCCACCCAAAActgaaggaggggaggagaggagtcatGAAGAGGACGCTAATAATGTGGAAATTCACTTTGATCCCATAGTCACCCTACCAGAG GTGGAGACTAAGtcaggggaggaggatgaggagatccTGTTTAAGGAGCGTACCAAGCTGTACCGCTGGGAGAGAGACCTGGGCcagtggaaggagagaggtgtgGGAGACATCAAGATCCTCTTCCACCCCGATAAGAGGTTCTACCGGGTGCTGATGAGGAGGGAGCAGGTGCTAAAGGTGTGTGCCAATCACACCATCTGCCAGAGCATGGAGCTCAAACCCATGAACACCTCCAACCAAGCCCTCGTCTGGACCGCTACCGACTTTGCAG